Below is a genomic region from Bradyrhizobium sp. 1(2017).
AACAACTGGCTGATGGGCCGCATTCCCTCCAAGCGCTGGGGCAAGCCGGACGAGCTGGTCGGCGCCGCGATCTTCCTCGCCTCTGACGCCTCCACCTATGTCAACGGCCAGATCATCTATGTCGATGGTGGCATGATCGCCGCGATGTGATCCGCGAACAAAGGAGCGAACTCATGCGCGCCGTCGTCATCCACGCCCCGAAGGACCTGCGGATCGACAGCTATCCGGATGCGGCTCCCGCCCCAAGCGAGGTCCGCGTCAGGATCGCCAATGGCGGCATCTGCGGCTCGGACCTGCACTATTACCACCACGGTGGTTTCGGGGTCGTTCGCATCCAGCAGCCGATGGCGCTTGGGCATGAAATCGCGGGCGTGGTCGCTGACATCGGCGACGGCGTCACCAGCGTGAAGCCGGGCACGCGTGTCGCGGTCAATCCGAGCAAGCCGTGCGGCCAGTGCCTGCATTGCCAGGAAGGCATGCGCAACCAGTGCCTCGACATGCGCTTCCTCGGCAGCGCGATGCGCTTTCCCCATGTGCAAGGCGGCTTTCGCGAGTTCATCACCGTCGATGCGACGCAGGCCGTGCCGATCGCCGACAAGCTGTCGCTGGCGGAGGCCGCGGTCGCCGAACCGCTCGCCGTGTGCCTGCATGCCGGCAAGCAGGCCGGCCCCCTGCTCGGCAAGCGCGTGCTGATCACCGGCTGCGGCCCGATCGGTGCACTGATGATCCTGGTCTCGCGTTTCGGCGGTGCCGCCGAGATCGTGGTGACCGATGTCGCCGAGGCTCCGCTCGCGGTTGCCAGGAAGCTCGGCGCCACGCACGCCATCAATGTCGCAGCCAACGCCACGGCACTCGATCCCTGGCGCGCCGGCAAGGGCGTGTTCGACACGCTGTTCGAAGCCTCGGGCAATCAGGCTGCCCTGCGCGCCGCGCTCGACGTGCTCAGGCCCGGCGCAACGCTCGTGCAGCTCGGTCTCGGCGGTGAGATGACGCTGCCGATCAACGCGATCGTCGCCAAGGAGCTGCAGCTCCGCGGCACCTTCCGCTTCGATCCCGAGTTCGAGCTCGCGGTGCGGCTGATGGGCGAAGGCCTGATCGACGTCAAGCCGCTGATCACGGCCACCATGCCGTTCGAGAACGCGGTTGCCGCCTTCGAGCTCGCCAGCGACCGCTCGCAGTCGATGAAGGTGCAGCTTACTTTCTAGGCGCGTCGGTGGCCTGCTGGCTCTCGATCAGCCGGTCACTGACCAGCCGCACCGCGCCTCGTTTCCACGAATAATCCGCGCCGAGGCGCAGGCCGCTGTCGCCGCGCGCCAGCACCGCGCCGGTCCTGGCATCGCGAACCTGGAAGCCGAGCGTGTATTCGGTGCGGCTGACCCGGCGCACCACACCGATCAACGACTGGTCGGCGCCGAGCTTCTGCGCAATGGCGGCCTCGCAGCCGCCGCAATCCCGCAGGGGCCCCGCCTTCGCCGCCTCTCCTCCCACGTCGACGATCCGGTAACGGCCGGATTGGCCGAGCGCTTCGCGCACGCCGCCGGTGACCTCGGCCAGGTATGACGCATCTGACGCGGCAGAAGCGCCCGCCGAGGCGGCCGTCATGTCCTCGAGCTCGAAGTCGAACACGGCAAGCGCGACCTGCGCTTGCGCGCCGAGCGCAGCCCTGACCTCGCGGGACAGGAAGATCTCGGCGCGCTCCCATGCTTCGTCGCTGTCGCCGCGGAAGGAGTACAGCTTGTCCATCACGAGCTTCTTGGCGCCGACGTCGATCACCGCGACCTTGGCCCATTGCACCAGCGTGCTCGACTTCTGGATGCCGCCAATGATCTTGAACGCCGCACCGTCCTCGGCAGAAGGCACCAGCCGATAGCGCCCACCCGCGCCGATGTCCCGCCTGAGCGCGGCCATGAACGCCGACAGCCGCCGCTCGTGGGCTGCGGTCTGGTTGGTCGGCTCGGCCGACGTATCGGTATAGCTGAAATCGTCCATGGCAACGCCGATGGCGGGCTCAGCGGCGGCCGGCGAATGAGGCAGGATAAACAGGAGCAAAGCGGAGATAACCAGCCGGGAGCGGTGCATGAACGGGCCTCGTGGGATGGAACGGCCCGCAAATCCTGAACGGGCGGCTCGAGGCCATGCAGCCGAAACTGTCCCGACGAAGGCCGGGAAAATTTCACGACGTTGCATTGCGGTAAGGCTGGAACGCTTTCCGTGGCTGGCGTTCTGCCGTTTAATGTGGGGGCAGCAAACCCGTTTGCACCAGGTGCCAGCCGATGTGGAACCGCCCGAGGTTCGATCTCAAGGTCCGTCTGACGTTGCGCGTGGCGGCGATATCGGCCGCCTGCTTCGCAGCCATCTCCGCCTATTTCCTCGTGACGGCCGACCGCGCCGCACATGCCCGCATCGACAGTATCGCCGCCATCGTCGCAAAGTCGCTGGAGCTGCAGCAAGGCAAGGTCCAGTGGGTGGCCAGCCCGCGCTCCGACTTTCCGAACCTCGATCCCGTCTCGGCCTATGTGATGACGCCCGGTCTGTGTCTCGGCTTCCGCGGCGCGAGCGGCGACATGCTCCAGCAGTTCTGCAGTGGCGCACCTGCCCCGGCGAGCCCGCCGCCGCAGCTGTTTGGCGCCTTCTACCGCAGCCTGTTCGACCCCGGCCGCGAGGCGGCCCGGCCCGTGATCGTGCGCGGCGCGAAGCTCGGCGAGACCGTGGTCACGGTCGATCCGGCCGTGCAGACGGCAGAGGCCTGGCACGAGGCCGGCCGCCTGATGATTGCGCTTGCGATCGCGCTGCCGCTGCTCTGCGCGCTGGTTTATGCCGCGCTGGCGCGCGCCCTGCGCCCCACCCGCATGATCGGCAACGGCCTCGAGCGCATCGCCGCCGGCGACCTCACGACGCGACTGCCGCCGTTCGACCTCGCCGAGCTCTCCGCCATCCGCGACGTCTTCAACCACCTCGCCGAAAGCCTCGACACCGCGCTTGCGGAACGCAACGAGCTGACACGGAAGCTGATCGCGCTCCAGGACGAGGAGCGCCGCCATCTCGCCCGCGAGCTGCATGACGAGTTCGGCCAGTCGCTCGCCGCAATCCGCGCGCTCGCCGCGTCCGCGCGCCAGACTGCGGCGCAGGACTGCCCCGACTTGCTGGGAGAGTGCGACGGCATTGCCCGGACCGCGACCGGTATGATGGAGACGCTGCGCGGCGCCTTGTTCCGTTTACGCCCGCCCGATGTCGACGAGCTCGGACTCGTTGCGAGCCTCGAAGGGCTGGTGTCGGGTTGGAACGGCCGCAGCCGCGGCCAGCCCCGTTTCGAGATCCGGTTCGAGGGCGCCTTCGAGAGCGTGCCCGCCTCCGTCAGCGCCAACCTCTATCGCATCGTGCAGGAGGCGCTTACCAACGCGGCCAAGCATGCTGGCGCAACGAAGGTCGGCCTGCATCTGGCGATGGCCGAAAGCGAGATTGCGCTCGCGATCGAGGATGATGGCCGGCCGAACGACGCGGCGGTCAAATCCGGCATGGGCCTGCTCGGCATGCGCGAGCGCGTCGCCGCGCTTCGCGGCCGGCTGAGCTTCGAGACCGGCCCCCACGGCTCGACGTTGCGCGTTGTCATTCCGCTCGCATCCGCCGATCGGCCAGCGCTGGACCACGCGGCATGAGCGGGACGGATACGACCATCCTGCTGGTCGACGACCATTCCGTCGTTCGCGAGGGCTATCGTTCCGTGCTGCAGAAGCAGCCGGGCCTCCGCGTCGTC
It encodes:
- a CDS encoding L-idonate 5-dehydrogenase translates to MRAVVIHAPKDLRIDSYPDAAPAPSEVRVRIANGGICGSDLHYYHHGGFGVVRIQQPMALGHEIAGVVADIGDGVTSVKPGTRVAVNPSKPCGQCLHCQEGMRNQCLDMRFLGSAMRFPHVQGGFREFITVDATQAVPIADKLSLAEAAVAEPLAVCLHAGKQAGPLLGKRVLITGCGPIGALMILVSRFGGAAEIVVTDVAEAPLAVARKLGATHAINVAANATALDPWRAGKGVFDTLFEASGNQAALRAALDVLRPGATLVQLGLGGEMTLPINAIVAKELQLRGTFRFDPEFELAVRLMGEGLIDVKPLITATMPFENAVAAFELASDRSQSMKVQLTF
- a CDS encoding DUF3280 domain-containing protein, giving the protein MHRSRLVISALLLFILPHSPAAAEPAIGVAMDDFSYTDTSAEPTNQTAAHERRLSAFMAALRRDIGAGGRYRLVPSAEDGAAFKIIGGIQKSSTLVQWAKVAVIDVGAKKLVMDKLYSFRGDSDEAWERAEIFLSREVRAALGAQAQVALAVFDFELEDMTAASAGASAASDASYLAEVTGGVREALGQSGRYRIVDVGGEAAKAGPLRDCGGCEAAIAQKLGADQSLIGVVRRVSRTEYTLGFQVRDARTGAVLARGDSGLRLGADYSWKRGAVRLVSDRLIESQQATDAPRK
- a CDS encoding sensor histidine kinase; its protein translation is MWNRPRFDLKVRLTLRVAAISAACFAAISAYFLVTADRAAHARIDSIAAIVAKSLELQQGKVQWVASPRSDFPNLDPVSAYVMTPGLCLGFRGASGDMLQQFCSGAPAPASPPPQLFGAFYRSLFDPGREAARPVIVRGAKLGETVVTVDPAVQTAEAWHEAGRLMIALAIALPLLCALVYAALARALRPTRMIGNGLERIAAGDLTTRLPPFDLAELSAIRDVFNHLAESLDTALAERNELTRKLIALQDEERRHLARELHDEFGQSLAAIRALAASARQTAAQDCPDLLGECDGIARTATGMMETLRGALFRLRPPDVDELGLVASLEGLVSGWNGRSRGQPRFEIRFEGAFESVPASVSANLYRIVQEALTNAAKHAGATKVGLHLAMAESEIALAIEDDGRPNDAAVKSGMGLLGMRERVAALRGRLSFETGPHGSTLRVVIPLASADRPALDHAA